A DNA window from Mesorhizobium sp. C432A contains the following coding sequences:
- a CDS encoding acetylornithine deacetylase/succinyl-diaminopimelate desuccinylase family protein, translating to MNKRLFKAIDARVDDLVALTADLIRFPTINPPGEAYRPCAEYIGARLGRLGFETEFIRAEGTPGDTDRYPRVNVVARFDGRSPGACVHFNSHIDVVEAGEGWSVDPFAGVVKDGKVYGRGACDMKGGMAASIIAAEAFMEVFPDFPGAIEISGTVDEESGGFGGVAHLAKLGYFSKPKVDHVIIPEPLNKDRICLGHRGVWWAEIETKGEIAHGSMPFLGDNAVRHMGAVLQAFEDELFPALDRKVTRMPVVPQGAKRSTMNINSIHGGQTEDFRPGLPSPNVPDACRLTIDRRFLLEEDLATVKSEVTDILDRLKRERKKFDYEIRDLMEVLPLMTERDAPVVKAVAQGIMAIFDREPDYVISPGTYDQKHIARIGHIYDCIAYGPGILDLAHRPDEWVGISDMVESAKVMAIGLNVLLRGTAAD from the coding sequence ATGAACAAACGACTCTTCAAAGCGATAGACGCCCGTGTTGATGACCTGGTCGCACTGACCGCCGACCTGATCCGCTTCCCGACCATCAACCCGCCTGGCGAAGCCTATCGCCCCTGCGCCGAATATATCGGTGCGCGCCTAGGCAGGCTTGGCTTCGAAACCGAATTCATCCGCGCCGAAGGCACGCCCGGCGACACCGACCGCTATCCCCGCGTCAATGTCGTCGCCCGCTTCGACGGCCGCTCGCCTGGAGCCTGTGTCCATTTCAACTCGCACATCGATGTGGTCGAAGCCGGCGAAGGCTGGAGCGTCGATCCCTTTGCCGGGGTGGTGAAGGACGGCAAGGTCTACGGCCGCGGCGCCTGCGACATGAAAGGGGGCATGGCCGCCTCGATCATCGCGGCGGAAGCCTTCATGGAGGTATTCCCCGACTTTCCCGGCGCCATCGAAATTTCGGGCACGGTCGATGAGGAGTCCGGCGGCTTCGGCGGCGTCGCCCATCTGGCGAAGCTTGGCTATTTCTCGAAACCCAAGGTCGACCACGTCATCATCCCGGAGCCGCTGAACAAGGACCGCATCTGTCTTGGCCATCGCGGCGTCTGGTGGGCGGAGATCGAGACCAAGGGCGAGATCGCGCATGGCTCGATGCCGTTCCTCGGCGACAATGCGGTGCGCCACATGGGCGCCGTGCTGCAGGCCTTCGAGGATGAACTGTTTCCGGCGCTCGACCGCAAGGTGACGCGCATGCCTGTCGTGCCCCAAGGCGCAAAGCGCTCGACCATGAACATCAACTCGATCCATGGCGGCCAGACCGAGGATTTCCGCCCCGGCCTGCCCTCACCCAACGTGCCCGACGCCTGCCGGCTGACCATCGACCGCCGCTTCCTGCTCGAGGAGGACCTTGCCACGGTCAAGAGCGAGGTGACCGATATCCTCGACCGGCTGAAGCGCGAGCGCAAAAAGTTCGACTACGAGATTCGCGACCTGATGGAGGTGCTGCCGCTGATGACCGAGCGCGACGCGCCGGTGGTCAAGGCGGTGGCGCAAGGCATCATGGCGATCTTCGACCGTGAGCCGGATTATGTCATTTCACCAGGCACTTACGACCAGAAGCACATCGCCCGCATCGGCCACATCTATGATTGCATCGCCTATGGCCCGGGCATTTTGGACCTCGCCCACCGGCCCGACGAATGGGTCGGTATCTCTGATATGGTGGAGTCGGCCAAGGTGATGGCGATCGGGCTGAATGTGCTGCTTAGGGGCACGGCCGCGGACTGA
- a CDS encoding L,D-transpeptidase, protein MTKIVLMAAAFAAMLFGTSIESRAASLVASIDVSSQTMTVSQYGQVLYRWSVSTARSGYFTPRGTYRPQRTARMWYSKKYHMSPMPYSVFFHGGYAIHGTGAVRQLGRPASHGCVRLHTANAAMFYAMVREVGFGNTRIVVTN, encoded by the coding sequence ATGACTAAAATCGTTCTCATGGCAGCTGCTTTTGCGGCGATGCTGTTCGGCACGTCCATCGAAAGCAGGGCTGCCTCGCTGGTGGCCAGCATCGACGTCTCGTCGCAGACCATGACCGTCAGCCAATACGGCCAGGTGCTTTATCGCTGGAGCGTGTCGACCGCCCGCAGTGGCTATTTCACGCCGCGCGGCACCTATCGGCCGCAACGCACGGCGCGGATGTGGTATTCGAAGAAATACCACATGTCGCCAATGCCTTACTCGGTGTTCTTCCATGGCGGCTACGCCATCCACGGCACCGGCGCGGTCAGGCAGCTAGGGCGTCCGGCATCGCATGGCTGCGTGCGGCTGCACACCGCCAATGCCGCGATGTTCTATGCGATGGTGCGCGAAGTCGGCTTCGGCAATACGCGGATCGTTGTGACGAACTGA
- a CDS encoding lipid A biosynthesis lauroyl acyltransferase, producing MVGKVFKKARRDFMFRYGRRLRQMEHWLVARVAMTIISLLRLLPADRALNFADRAARRIGPWVGRHRVAINNLRLAYPEKSDVEIEAIASDMWGNMARLAAEYIFLDALFDYDPNAATPGRVEVGGADHFHQIAGEDKPHILFTGHLGNFELLPVAAATFGMKITALFRPPNNPYLADYIHSTRRSSMGALLPSSTGASFALASILEKGGNIGVLVDQKFSSGLETIFFNRPCQSNPVLGMLARHYDCDVYPARCVRLPGNRFRLEIEDKLTLPRNESGSVDVAATTQLLADVVERWVREDPGQWMWFHKRWEISGRRRRRRGQANATGQGQRQS from the coding sequence ATGGTCGGCAAGGTGTTCAAGAAAGCCCGCCGGGACTTCATGTTCCGCTATGGCCGAAGACTGCGCCAGATGGAGCACTGGCTGGTGGCGCGCGTGGCGATGACGATCATCTCGCTGCTGCGCCTCTTGCCCGCGGACAGGGCGCTCAATTTCGCCGACCGGGCGGCACGGCGCATCGGTCCGTGGGTCGGGCGCCACCGTGTCGCCATCAACAATCTGCGCCTTGCCTATCCCGAAAAGAGCGATGTCGAGATCGAGGCCATCGCCTCCGACATGTGGGGCAACATGGCCCGGCTCGCCGCCGAATACATCTTTCTTGACGCCCTCTTCGACTATGATCCGAACGCAGCGACGCCCGGCCGCGTCGAAGTCGGTGGCGCCGACCATTTCCATCAGATAGCTGGCGAGGACAAACCGCATATCCTGTTCACCGGCCATCTCGGCAATTTTGAATTGCTGCCGGTGGCTGCCGCGACGTTCGGCATGAAGATCACGGCGCTGTTTCGTCCGCCGAACAATCCTTACCTCGCCGATTATATCCATTCGACGCGGCGTTCGAGCATGGGCGCCTTGCTGCCGTCTTCGACCGGCGCCTCCTTCGCGTTGGCGTCGATTCTGGAGAAAGGCGGCAATATCGGCGTTTTGGTCGACCAGAAATTCTCCAGCGGACTGGAGACGATCTTCTTTAATCGCCCATGCCAGAGCAATCCGGTTCTGGGCATGCTCGCCCGTCACTATGATTGCGACGTCTATCCGGCGCGATGTGTGCGGCTGCCAGGCAACCGCTTCCGCCTCGAGATCGAGGACAAGCTGACCTTGCCGCGCAATGAAAGCGGCAGCGTCGATGTCGCGGCCACCACCCAACTGCTCGCCGACGTGGTCGAGCGCTGGGTGCGCGAAGATCCGGGACAGTGGATGTGGTTCCACAAAAGGTGGGAAATCTCAGGCCGGCGTCGCCGCCGGCGCGGACAGGCCAACGCCACCGGCCAGGGGCAGCGTCAATCTTAA
- a CDS encoding zinc-binding dehydrogenase, translating into MRALQLIEDRRLETVDLPPPPPPTLGEVTLRIKAVALNHIDVWGWRGMAFAKRKLPLVVGAEASGEVEAVGPGVSSLLPGQLVSIYGARTCGLCRACREGRDNLCEHVSGVHGFHLDGFAQEKINLPARLLVPAPPGVTDVGAAVAPVTFGTVEHMLFDNAKLQPGETILIHAGGSGIGSAAIQLAKRMGCTIITTVGSNDKIDKAKALGADHVINYRDDRFEGVVRKLTRKKGVDVVFEHVGADTFAASMLCLKRGGRLVTCGSTSGVSTQINLMQLFQQQLKLLGSFGCRMENMANAMQKMAAGQVAPVIDTEVGFDGIDAALKRMEGRDVFGKIILRVS; encoded by the coding sequence ATGCGCGCACTGCAACTTATCGAGGACCGCCGTCTTGAAACGGTGGACCTGCCGCCCCCGCCGCCCCCCACATTGGGCGAAGTCACGCTGCGCATCAAGGCGGTGGCGCTGAACCATATCGACGTCTGGGGCTGGCGTGGCATGGCCTTCGCCAAGCGTAAGCTGCCGCTGGTCGTCGGCGCCGAAGCCTCCGGCGAGGTCGAAGCTGTCGGCCCCGGCGTCTCCAGCCTGCTGCCCGGACAATTGGTGTCGATCTACGGCGCGCGCACCTGCGGCCTTTGCCGCGCCTGCCGCGAAGGCCGTGACAATCTCTGCGAACATGTCTCGGGCGTCCACGGCTTCCATCTCGACGGCTTTGCGCAGGAGAAGATCAACCTGCCGGCGCGCCTGCTGGTCCCTGCTCCTCCCGGCGTGACCGATGTCGGCGCGGCTGTCGCCCCCGTCACCTTCGGCACCGTCGAGCACATGCTGTTCGACAATGCCAAGCTGCAGCCCGGCGAAACCATCCTCATCCATGCCGGCGGCTCCGGCATCGGCTCGGCGGCGATCCAGCTGGCCAAGCGCATGGGTTGCACCATCATCACCACGGTCGGTTCCAACGACAAGATCGACAAGGCCAAGGCGCTCGGCGCCGACCATGTCATCAACTACCGCGACGATCGTTTCGAAGGCGTCGTGCGCAAGCTCACCAGGAAGAAGGGCGTCGACGTCGTCTTCGAACATGTCGGCGCCGACACCTTTGCCGCCTCGATGCTGTGCCTCAAGCGCGGCGGCCGCCTGGTCACCTGCGGCTCGACCTCCGGCGTGTCGACGCAGATCAATCTGATGCAGCTGTTCCAGCAGCAGCTGAAGCTGCTTGGGTCCTTCGGCTGCCGCATGGAGAACATGGCCAACGCCATGCAGAAGATGGCGGCGGGACAGGTCGCACCTGTCATCGACACCGAAGTCGGCTTCGACGGCATCGACGCCGCGTTGAAGCGCATGGAAGGCCGCGACGTGTTCGGCAAGATCATCCTGCGCGTTTCTTAG
- a CDS encoding beta-ketoacyl-ACP synthase: MANLRDHMGRPIVAVTGIGVVTSLGIGKADNWAALTSGKSGIHPITRFPVDHLNTRISGMVDFLDSSSKGASLLTYELAETAANEAVAESGLDSSDFGGPLFLASPPVELDWHDRFALYNSDGKGAGAERLLRVARGLKETDTFASTQFGAIADRLADRFGTRGLPITLSTACASGATAIQLGVEAIRRGECDRALSIGADGSATAEALIRFSLLSALSTHNDIPEKASKPFSKDRDGFVLAEGSGALVLESLEAALARGASVLGILRGCGEKADDFHRTRSKPDGSPAIAAVRAALADAGLSKDEIDYVNAHGTSTPENDKMEHLSLSTVFGDRIGSMPVSSNKSMIGHTLSAAGAVEAAFSLMTMRESVIPPTINYDNPDPAIVLDVVPNKKRNAEVGTVLSNSFGFGGQNTCLVMAREPV, from the coding sequence ATGGCCAATCTCAGAGATCACATGGGCAGGCCGATCGTCGCCGTCACCGGCATCGGCGTGGTAACCTCGCTCGGCATCGGCAAGGCCGATAACTGGGCGGCACTGACCTCCGGCAAATCGGGCATCCACCCGATCACCCGCTTTCCCGTCGACCACCTCAACACCCGCATCTCCGGCATGGTCGATTTCCTCGACTCAAGCTCGAAAGGCGCCAGCCTGCTGACCTACGAACTGGCCGAAACCGCCGCGAATGAGGCGGTGGCCGAATCCGGCCTCGATTCCTCTGATTTTGGCGGCCCGCTCTTCCTCGCCTCGCCGCCGGTCGAACTCGACTGGCACGACCGCTTCGCGCTCTACAATTCCGACGGCAAAGGCGCCGGCGCCGAAAGGCTGCTCAGGGTGGCGCGCGGGCTGAAGGAAACAGATACGTTCGCAAGCACGCAGTTCGGCGCGATCGCCGACCGGCTGGCCGACCGCTTTGGCACGCGCGGCCTGCCGATCACACTGTCGACGGCCTGCGCTTCGGGCGCCACCGCCATCCAGCTCGGCGTCGAAGCGATCCGCCGCGGCGAATGCGACCGGGCGCTGTCCATCGGCGCCGACGGTTCGGCAACCGCCGAGGCGCTGATCCGCTTTTCGTTGCTCTCGGCGCTGTCGACCCACAATGACATCCCTGAAAAGGCGTCAAAACCCTTCTCCAAGGACCGCGACGGCTTTGTGCTGGCCGAAGGCTCCGGCGCTCTGGTGCTGGAATCGCTTGAGGCAGCCCTTGCCCGGGGCGCCAGCGTTCTCGGCATCCTGCGCGGCTGCGGTGAAAAGGCCGACGATTTCCATCGCACCCGTTCCAAGCCCGACGGTTCCCCGGCGATCGCAGCAGTCCGCGCCGCCCTTGCGGATGCCGGCCTGAGCAAGGACGAGATCGACTACGTCAACGCTCACGGCACCTCGACGCCGGAAAACGACAAGATGGAGCATCTGTCGCTGTCGACCGTGTTCGGCGATCGCATCGGCTCGATGCCGGTCTCGTCCAACAAGTCGATGATCGGCCACACGCTGTCGGCGGCGGGTGCTGTCGAAGCGGCGTTTTCGCTGATGACCATGCGCGAAAGCGTCATTCCGCCGACCATCAACTACGACAATCCCGACCCGGCAATCGTGCTCGACGTGGTGCCCAACAAGAAGCGCAATGCCGAAGTCGGCACCGTGCTCTCGAACTCGTTCGGCTTCGGCGGCCAGAACACTTGCCTTGTCATGGCGCGGGAACCGGTCTAA
- a CDS encoding beta-ketoacyl-ACP synthase → MSSPRDVVITGIGLVSSLGEGPDTHWQKLAQPGLQPVLESARFAPYTVHPLPEIDWNLQIAKRGDQRQMETWQRLGTYAAGMALDDAGIKGNDELCTTMDMVVAAGGGERDEAVDAAILAASESRNDRDVLLNEKLTTELRPTLFLAQLSNLLAGNISIVHKVTGSSRTFMGEEGAGVAAVETAAARIRSGQSTHILVGGAFQTEHSDMLLGYELAGYLHRGPWKPVWQRQGAEGGGLVSGSGGAFLVLEQREHAQSRGRKIYAELGPVVSGRARRSRGELDAEIATLLKQATLPNGKLLALSGASGAHTATSAEKSALDANPAISARGFATLTGHMKEAQFPFAVALAALAVDRKAAYPVFDAAAEKPFEGIPETVLATAIGYHQFEGMALVNAA, encoded by the coding sequence ATGAGCAGCCCTCGCGACGTCGTCATCACCGGTATCGGCCTTGTCTCCTCGCTGGGAGAGGGTCCGGATACCCACTGGCAGAAGCTGGCGCAGCCCGGCCTGCAGCCGGTGCTCGAATCCGCGCGTTTTGCGCCCTACACCGTGCATCCACTGCCGGAGATCGACTGGAACCTGCAGATCGCCAAGCGAGGCGACCAGCGGCAGATGGAAACATGGCAGCGGCTCGGCACCTATGCGGCCGGCATGGCGCTGGACGACGCCGGCATCAAGGGCAATGACGAGCTCTGCACGACCATGGACATGGTTGTCGCTGCCGGCGGCGGCGAGCGAGACGAGGCGGTCGATGCCGCCATCCTCGCAGCGTCCGAGAGCCGCAACGACCGCGACGTGCTGCTCAACGAGAAACTGACCACCGAATTGCGGCCGACGCTTTTCCTGGCCCAGCTCTCCAATCTGCTCGCCGGCAACATCTCCATCGTCCACAAGGTGACGGGATCGTCGAGGACCTTCATGGGCGAGGAAGGTGCCGGCGTCGCCGCCGTCGAGACCGCCGCCGCGCGCATCCGCTCCGGACAGTCGACCCACATACTGGTAGGTGGCGCCTTCCAGACCGAACATTCCGACATGCTGCTCGGCTATGAATTGGCCGGCTATCTGCATCGCGGCCCATGGAAGCCGGTCTGGCAGAGACAGGGCGCCGAGGGCGGCGGCCTCGTCTCCGGCTCCGGCGGCGCGTTCCTGGTGCTGGAGCAGCGCGAACACGCGCAAAGCCGCGGCCGCAAAATCTATGCCGAGCTCGGACCGGTCGTCTCAGGCCGCGCCCGGCGTTCGCGCGGCGAGCTTGACGCCGAGATCGCGACACTGCTCAAACAGGCAACTCTCCCGAACGGCAAGTTGCTGGCCCTGTCGGGCGCATCCGGGGCGCATACCGCAACGTCAGCCGAAAAGTCAGCGCTGGATGCCAATCCGGCGATATCGGCGCGCGGCTTCGCCACGCTGACCGGGCATATGAAGGAAGCGCAGTTTCCATTCGCGGTCGCCCTCGCCGCCCTGGCCGTCGACCGCAAGGCCGCCTACCCCGTATTCGACGCCGCGGCCGAGAAGCCGTTCGAAGGCATTCCCGAAACCGTGCTCGCAACGGCGATCGGCTATCACCAATTCGAGGGCATGGCGCTGGTCAACGCTGCTTGA
- a CDS encoding acyl carrier protein, protein MSTTFDKVAKIIADTSEIDIDTITPESHTIDDLGIDSLDFLDIVFAIDKEFGIKVPLEKWTQEVNDGKASTDDYFVMKNLCAKIDALVAAKTA, encoded by the coding sequence TTGTCCACCACGTTCGACAAAGTCGCCAAGATCATTGCCGACACCAGCGAGATCGATATCGACACCATCACTCCCGAGAGCCACACGATCGACGATCTCGGCATCGACAGTCTCGATTTCCTCGATATCGTCTTTGCCATCGACAAGGAATTCGGCATCAAGGTGCCGCTGGAAAAGTGGACCCAGGAAGTCAATGACGGCAAGGCTTCGACCGACGATTACTTCGTCATGAAGAACCTGTGCGCCAAGATCGACGCGCTGGTCGCCGCCAAGACCGCCTGA
- a CDS encoding histidine phosphatase family protein, with protein MIRFVLSLFLLAVPAVAHATDAGWALLRDGGHVVLLRHALVTGTTDPANFVIDNCATQVNLSARGKQQASKIGALFGARAAPIERVLSSRYCRCLDTARIAFEAEPELFAPLDLLRSDPTEKAAQLDAVMKEIRAYTGSDNLVMVTHLENIVALTGVSPREGEAVVVEPQGDGLRVLGRVTF; from the coding sequence ATGATTCGATTTGTGCTGTCGCTGTTCCTGCTTGCTGTTCCCGCCGTCGCCCACGCGACCGACGCCGGCTGGGCGCTGCTGCGTGACGGCGGCCATGTCGTGCTGCTTCGCCACGCGCTGGTCACCGGCACCACCGACCCCGCCAATTTCGTCATCGACAACTGTGCCACCCAAGTCAATCTATCGGCGCGCGGCAAGCAGCAGGCGAGCAAGATCGGCGCGCTGTTCGGCGCCCGCGCCGCCCCCATCGAGCGGGTGCTGTCCAGCCGATATTGCCGCTGCCTCGACACTGCCCGCATCGCCTTCGAAGCGGAGCCGGAGCTTTTTGCGCCGCTCGACCTCCTGAGGAGCGATCCGACCGAGAAGGCCGCGCAGCTCGACGCGGTGATGAAGGAAATCCGCGCCTACACCGGTTCCGACAATCTGGTCATGGTCACGCATCTCGAAAACATCGTCGCGCTGACCGGCGTCTCGCCGCGCGAGGGCGAAGCGGTGGTGGTCGAGCCGCAGGGCGATGGCTTGCGCGTGCTCGGCCGCGTCACGTTCTGA
- a CDS encoding caspase domain-containing protein: MVATPKQRHFRREWLVRQGWLVRQGWLAGFVVILLCLGVSEAQAAETKSLKGVALIIGQSKYEHIAALANPANDARDMAKMLTDLGFDARNVTDRDAAKLKRDLDRFVEDAEGADVAFIYYSGHGIEAGGENYLVPVDADVSSLKNAGEALVPISAVMDELKKTMPVTIVLLDACRTNPFPPDAVVRRGPTASAEPVGAGGLEPVRGAKALADASVDDASLGTVVGFAAEPGRPALDGVAGENSPYAAALLRHLTAMKGTEFGSVMRMVTEEVYLDTKAKQRPWVSESLRRLLYFGVAPPEPTGDDGLITGERRQLLLTISDLPDPKRAQVELASLQDGVPLDALYGVLKALGTEKIPEDPNDLQKVLDSQAERLKKMMAERAALRTDDPEISRLVASADKAIGQGAMVTARKFLDDAVGRIEENSGAVDEAEDLLRQKRIADAAIYAKRADAAALVFDYKSAATDYAKAFSLVEKWDEKLRWNYKNQEAEALNAYGYATGDLDALQQSIEAYHVILNFIPNGEQNRDWAITRNNMAVVLQTIGERETETAHLEEAAQIFRGSLAVFEREKDDRNWAAAQNNLANVLLKIGERESDPKRLNDAVAAMRATLERRPRDKLPLDWASSQNNLGLALYALSEREPTGEHLKQAEAAYRLALEEYTREKTPVEWAMIENNLGNTLVTLGIQLNDKAKINEAANAFRAALEVRTRETFPVSWATSRLNLGNALSGIARFDMGTATLEEAAAAYNDALTVFTRKRFPMDWASAQNNLGSIYQTLGQRTRDAAKLEQSAAAFQAARQVYVRRKFPQDWAMSYYNLGNTLQLLGGVTDKPEHYSEAVDAYGNALREYKRETNPRQWAMAQAGLGSTLHWLSMSNGDAKTLQDSIAARRAALEILTIEAAPVDWANAQNGIGMSLLNLGNLQRTDKYLNDAEAAFTAALKVFTRESQPLQWAFEQNNIGDVHWNRASYGAGKPEYLKAIEFFENAKQGFTEAGYTIPIPLTDQKIELAKKQMAKM; encoded by the coding sequence ATGGTCGCGACGCCGAAACAGCGTCATTTCAGACGGGAGTGGCTGGTCAGACAGGGGTGGCTGGTCAGACAGGGGTGGCTGGCGGGTTTCGTCGTTATACTGCTTTGCCTTGGCGTATCTGAGGCCCAGGCCGCCGAGACCAAAAGTCTCAAGGGCGTGGCGCTGATCATCGGCCAGTCGAAATACGAACACATCGCAGCCCTTGCCAACCCGGCCAACGACGCCCGCGACATGGCCAAGATGCTGACCGACCTCGGCTTCGACGCCCGCAACGTCACCGATCGCGATGCCGCCAAGCTGAAGCGCGATCTCGATCGGTTTGTCGAGGACGCCGAAGGCGCCGACGTAGCCTTCATCTATTATTCCGGCCACGGCATCGAGGCCGGCGGCGAGAACTATCTGGTGCCGGTCGACGCCGACGTCTCGTCGTTGAAAAATGCTGGTGAGGCGCTGGTGCCGATTTCAGCCGTCATGGACGAGCTGAAAAAGACCATGCCGGTGACGATCGTGCTGCTTGACGCCTGCCGCACCAACCCGTTTCCGCCGGACGCGGTCGTGCGACGCGGGCCGACGGCTTCCGCCGAGCCCGTCGGCGCCGGCGGGCTGGAACCGGTGCGCGGCGCAAAAGCCCTCGCCGATGCCTCAGTGGATGATGCCAGCCTGGGAACCGTGGTCGGCTTCGCCGCCGAGCCGGGCCGACCGGCGCTCGATGGCGTCGCCGGCGAAAACAGCCCCTACGCCGCCGCCCTGCTGCGCCACCTCACCGCGATGAAAGGCACCGAGTTCGGCTCGGTCATGCGCATGGTAACCGAGGAGGTCTATCTCGACACCAAGGCAAAGCAGCGCCCCTGGGTCAGCGAGAGCCTGCGTCGCCTGCTCTATTTCGGCGTCGCGCCGCCCGAACCGACCGGCGACGACGGGCTGATCACCGGCGAGAGGCGGCAATTGCTGCTGACCATTTCCGACCTGCCCGATCCCAAACGGGCTCAGGTGGAGTTGGCTTCTCTCCAGGACGGCGTGCCCCTTGACGCGCTCTACGGCGTGCTCAAGGCGCTCGGCACGGAAAAGATCCCTGAGGATCCCAACGACCTGCAGAAGGTGCTGGACAGCCAGGCCGAGCGTCTGAAGAAGATGATGGCCGAGCGCGCCGCATTACGCACCGACGATCCCGAGATCAGTCGCCTGGTCGCATCCGCCGACAAGGCCATAGGCCAGGGCGCCATGGTGACGGCGCGCAAATTCCTCGACGACGCGGTCGGCCGGATCGAGGAAAACAGCGGTGCGGTGGATGAGGCCGAGGACCTGCTCCGGCAAAAGCGCATCGCCGACGCCGCCATCTATGCCAAACGCGCCGACGCCGCCGCGCTGGTCTTCGACTACAAATCCGCCGCCACCGACTACGCCAAGGCGTTTTCGCTGGTCGAGAAGTGGGACGAAAAGCTGCGCTGGAACTACAAGAACCAGGAGGCCGAGGCGCTGAACGCTTATGGCTACGCCACCGGCGACCTCGATGCACTACAACAGTCCATCGAGGCCTATCATGTCATCTTGAACTTCATTCCCAATGGCGAACAGAACCGCGATTGGGCAATCACTCGCAACAACATGGCGGTCGTGCTGCAAACCATCGGCGAACGCGAAACCGAGACCGCGCATCTGGAAGAGGCAGCGCAGATCTTCCGCGGTTCGCTTGCCGTTTTCGAGCGCGAGAAAGATGATCGCAACTGGGCCGCTGCGCAGAACAACCTGGCCAATGTGCTGCTGAAGATCGGGGAACGCGAAAGCGACCCCAAGCGCCTGAACGATGCGGTGGCGGCAATGCGCGCCACGCTGGAGAGGCGCCCGCGCGACAAGCTGCCTTTGGACTGGGCCTCTTCGCAGAACAATCTTGGCCTCGCCCTCTATGCGCTCTCCGAACGCGAACCCACCGGCGAGCATCTTAAGCAGGCCGAAGCCGCCTACCGGCTGGCGCTTGAGGAATACACGCGCGAAAAAACGCCGGTAGAATGGGCGATGATCGAGAACAATCTCGGCAACACGCTGGTCACCCTTGGCATCCAGCTCAACGATAAGGCCAAGATCAATGAGGCGGCCAACGCTTTCCGCGCCGCGCTGGAAGTGCGAACCCGCGAAACCTTCCCGGTGTCCTGGGCGACCAGCCGCCTCAACCTGGGCAATGCGCTGAGCGGTATCGCCCGCTTCGATATGGGCACGGCTACGCTGGAAGAAGCTGCAGCTGCCTACAACGACGCTCTGACGGTGTTTACCCGCAAGCGCTTCCCGATGGACTGGGCGTCAGCCCAGAACAATCTTGGATCGATCTATCAGACCCTTGGTCAGCGCACCCGTGATGCGGCCAAGCTGGAACAGTCGGCGGCAGCCTTCCAGGCGGCACGGCAGGTCTATGTCAGGCGGAAGTTCCCGCAGGACTGGGCGATGAGCTACTACAATCTCGGCAACACGCTGCAGCTTCTCGGCGGCGTCACCGACAAGCCCGAGCATTACAGCGAGGCGGTCGACGCCTACGGCAATGCGTTGCGCGAGTACAAGCGCGAGACGAACCCGCGGCAATGGGCAATGGCCCAGGCCGGCCTGGGCTCGACGCTGCACTGGTTGAGCATGAGCAATGGCGATGCCAAGACGCTGCAGGATTCGATTGCGGCGCGGCGGGCAGCGCTCGAAATACTCACCATCGAGGCCGCGCCGGTCGACTGGGCCAACGCTCAAAATGGCATCGGTATGAGCCTGCTCAATCTCGGCAATCTCCAGCGGACCGACAAATATCTCAACGACGCCGAAGCGGCGTTCACGGCGGCGCTGAAGGTGTTTACGCGCGAAAGTCAGCCGCTGCAGTGGGCCTTCGAGCAGAACAATATCGGCGACGTCCACTGGAACCGCGCCAGCTATGGCGCGGGCAAGCCGGAATATCTCAAGGCGATCGAATTCTTCGAGAACGCCAAGCAGGGCTTCACCGAAGCCGGCTACACGATCCCTATCCCGCTCACCGATCAGAAGATCGAGCTGGCGAAGAAGCAAATGGCGAAAATGTGA